A single region of the Eremothecium gossypii ATCC 10895 chromosome V, complete sequence genome encodes:
- the TMA108 gene encoding Tma108p (Syntenic homolog of Saccharomyces cerevisiae YIL137C (TMA108)), whose translation MEGQAVKATKYTVRLRIGAGQKNFQGEADVQVQVPAGLRRIELHAAELAVVRAALGDTPLKVRYERERERCVLEADQELAGGAGKLQLAWVGKVGQIGTFRDATQGVFRTNVMSETTGRCDAQVVATHMQPTLARRVLPCFDEPVAKAIFQLEVTCPEQFKVVSNAEVEARECDASGMQTVWFRETPRMTPSLFGFCLGDLDFLQTEARSELTGQTVALRVFSPQRIQDAAFGLDVLREYLPRVESWFGNPYPLKKLDLVLLPFLSDLAMENFGMITVQMTHLLLTPNQLGGQRRTQAIQLLLHELVHQWMGNYISFEAWEHLWFNEAFATWLACSLCEGEQSYWLDEEWLGQWEDIIEKDAKPEVKSIVDLSRPSAVLRSTSDIFNAHTYNKGIALLRALSEMVGKQKFQEGVRSLFKAPKLFHEQAVTPMDLFEYMQEILGLQRVIEFVTSWTQTPGVPILHVSIDQDGDTIVEQHRYSDVTDNDPIFHIPLMIRDQEGKFLLDCPYMDHRKISLTGLNPLFLNADSKGLYRVSYESLACYEKLKKGITEGKLSSTDLYRFFTDIDAIIGSRYQKPIHLQGLHSVLAHMAVLGVDIGNYFHGLAIGLRTLQRLELSLMTYRGMLRSDYLSTVYQPLFKKLQWPETFLVSTHSQWELEVMLQILFGMRQDPAAYELCARYYKHILQGPNKSIPMQLVGSIFAVVAENMTNVKGWKKLFGVVKSAEGIASHVSRHDSSLSPALELQNVALANLSFARNEDLIKKTLNFVSTNIDATGIDMALFGMNYNSKQEVNSTAHGKTNKQVRDLVWEWYMLNFPNWARKSLRQGAESAEALKKTFDSISMVIFQMWCDQPEKIDMYVTTQTAKFGKLLRLHEIWALVKQNEESKVTIYQGILGF comes from the coding sequence ATGGAGGGGCAAGCAGTAAAGGCGACAAAGTACACGGTGAGATTGCGGATTGGAGCAGGGCAGAAGAATTTCCAAGGCGAGGCTGATGTGCAGGTGCAGGTGCCTGCTGGGCTGCGGCGAATTGAGCTGCACGCTGCGGAGCTAGCAGTTGTGCGGGCGGCGCTCGGCGATACGCCGTTGAAGGTGCGGTACGAGCGGGAGCGGGAGCGGTGTGTGCTGGAGGCGGACCAGGAGCTggctggcggcgcgggtAAGCTGCAGCTTGCGTGGGTGGGGAAGGTCGGCCAAATCGGGACGTTTCGGGATGCGACGCAAGGCGTATTTCGCACGAACGTAATGAGCGAGACGACAGGCCGCTGCGATGCGCAGGTTGTTGCGACGCACATGCAGCCGACGCTGGCGCGCAGGGTGCTTCCGTGCTTCGACGAGCCGGTAGCGAAAGCGATCTTTCAGCTGGAGGTCACGTGCCCGGAGCAGTTCAAGGTGGTGAGCAACGCCGAAGTGGAGGCGCGGGAGTGTGACGCCTCGGGGATGCAGACAGTGTGGTTTCGGGAGACACCGCGGATGACTCCATCGCTCTTTGGCTTCTGCCTTGGGGATCTGGACTTCCTGCAGACAGAAGCGCGCAGCGAGCTGACTGGGCAGACAGTCGCGCTGCGGGTCTTCTCACCGCAGCGTATCCAGGATGCTGCTTTTGGCCTGGATGTCCTCCGTGAATACTTGCCGCGGGTAGAGAGCTGGTTTGGCAATCCGTACCCTTTGAAGAAACTTGAtctggtgctgctgcctTTCCTTTCGGATCTTGCAATGGAGAATTTTGGAATGATCACTGTGCAGATGACCCATCTGCTTCTAACTCCTAATCAGCTTGGCGGTCAGAGGCGCACTCAGGCCATACAACTTTTGTTACACGAGCTGGTGCACCAATGGATGGGGAACTATATCAGTTTTGAGGCTTGGGAGCATCTATGGTTTAATGAGGCATTTGCGACGTGGCTAGCCTGCAGTCTGTGCGAGGGCGAACAGTCGTACTGGCTTGATGAGGAATGGCTGGGACAATGGGAGGATATTATCGAAAAGGATGCGAAGCCGGAGGTCAAGAGTATTGTGGATCTATCTCGCCCGTCCGCAGTATTGCGTAGCACTTCCGATATCTTCAATGCTCACACGTATAACAAAGGTATTGCCCTGCTCAGGGCATTGAGCGAAATGGTCGGGAAACAAAAGTTCCAGGAGGGTGTTCGCAGTTTATTTAAAGCGCCCAAACTATTTCACGAGCAAGCTGTTACGCCAATGGACTTATTCGAATATATGCAAGAAATACTGGGACTTCAGAGAGTGATCGAGTTTGTGACATCGTGGACACAGACTCCTGGAGTGCCAATTCTGCATGTGAGTATCGATCAAGATGGCGATACCATCGTTGAACAGCATAGGTATTCGGACGTCACAGATAATGATCCGATCTTTCACATTCCTCTGATGATTAGGGACCAAGAAGGAAAATTTCTTTTGGATTGCCCTTACATGGACCATCGGAAGATTAGTCTAACAGGCCTCAATCCGTTATTTTTAAACGCTGATTCGAAAGGTCTCTATCGTGTCTCATATGAGTCCTTAGCTTGTTATGAAAAATTAAAGAAAGGCATCACAGAGGGCAAGTTATCCTCTACTGATCTCTACCGCTTTTTTACTGATATTGATGCTATCATTGGTAGTCGGTATCAGAAACCAATTCATCTACAGGGACTGCATTCTGTCCTTGCTCATATGGCTGTCCTGGGCGTGGACATTGGTAACTACTTCCACGGTTTAGCCATTGGACTACGTACACTGCAGCGGTTAGAACTCTCTTTGATGACATATAGAGGAATGCTCAGAAGTGATTACCTCTCAACTGTTTACCAGCCGCTATTCAAGAAATTACAATGGCCTGAGACGTTTCTTGTTAGTACTCACAGTCAGTGGGAGCTAGAAGTGATGCTGCAGATATTGTTTGGCATGAGGCAGGATCCAGCAGCTTATGAGCTCTGTGCTCGTTACTATAAGCATATTTTACAGGGTCCCAACAAAAGCATACCTATGCAGTTAGTAGGCAGTATCTTCGCGGTAGTTGCCGAAAACATGACCAACGTAAAGGGCTGGAAAAAACTATTTGGAGTTGTGAAATCTGCCGAAGGAATTGCATCTCATGTTTCTCGTCATGATAGCTCGTTGTCCCCTGCCTTAGAATTGCAAAATGTTGCCCTTGCTAACCTCTCATTTGCTCGTAACGAAGACCTCATCAAGAAGACATTGAATTTTGTTTCCACAAATATTGATGCTACTGGCATAGACATGGCCCTATTCGGAATGAACTACAATTCCAAGCAAGAAGTGAACTCCACGGCACATGGAAAAACCAACAAACAAGTGCGTGATCTCGTGTGGGAATGGTACATGCTGAACTTCCCCAATTGGGCTCGCAAGTCTCTCAGACAAGGCGCAGAATCGGCAGAAGCTTTGAAGAAAACCTTTGATAGTATATCTATGGTTATCTTTCAAATGTGGTGTGATCAGCCTGAGAAGATTGACATGTATGTCACCACCCAAACTGCGAAATTTGGCAAACTGCTACGTCTGCATGAAATATGGGCCTTGGTAAAACAGAATGAAGAAAGTAAAGTGACGATATACCAAGGCATTTTGGGCTTCTGA
- the APJ1 gene encoding Apj1p (Syntenic homolog of Saccharomyces cerevisiae YNL077W (APJ1)), producing the protein MVKDTRLYDVLGVQPGVSAAELKKSYKLAALRYHPDKNGHSEASKQRFQQIADAYRVLGDERLRKIYDRYGTVDEGEVAAMAAAERRHAGGITPGDLFAHFFGDGQGLGSFAIFGESGASSARCSRVSRGPDIKHKLRCTLEELYGGKVVRLALTRTRLCTLCAGRGGSRASTCTACSGQGICSQTKRQGSLVQTWSSTCRVCSGSGTIVKDCDTCTSCGGAGYLRERKVFEVEIRPGMRAGSEVVFPGEADEVVNTPYGKEQVLPGDLAITIEEATPATRYQCRGDANLLLTELHVDLRTSLCGGTVYIEDHPSGKLIQLEIIPGELLEPGAIKCIEHLGMPHPDDPSQYGHLFIKFHVDFPKTLADSTITAIAQALDADTNVRTRTPPAAADGCEEHVLSNFHHDLDTPKRHIHNSTMRRHKRSRLATSSRSAQEDTEDEDNDCICSGGLYTDNQQDDFMMGRATAAN; encoded by the coding sequence ATGGTGAAGGACACTCGGCTCTACGATGTCCTAGGAGTGCAGCCGGGTGTGTCTGCTGCGGAACTCAAGAAATCATACAAACTGGCGGCACTACGGTACCACCCAGACAAGAATGGACACAGCGAGGCGTCGAAACAACGGTTTCAACAGATAGCGGATGCGTACCGGGTGCTCGGAGATGAGCGGCTGCGGAAGATCTATGACCGGTACGGGACCGTGGACGAGGGGGAGGTGGCGGCGATGGCGGCCGCGGAGCGGCGGCACGCGGGGGGGATAACGCCAGGTGATCTCTTTGCTCACTTCTTCGGAGACGGGCAGGGCCTGGGGTCGTTTGCAATATTTGGAGAGAGCGGGGCATCAagcgcgcgctgcagcagggTGTCGCGCGGACCGGATATTAAACACAAGCTGCGCTGTACATTGGAAGAGTTGTACGGCGGTAAAGTTGTGCGCTTGGCCTTGACACGCACGCGGCTCTGCACTTTGTGCGCGGGGCGCGGAGGGTCTCGGGCAAGCACGTGTACGGCTTGCTCAGGTCAGGGTATCTGCTCCCAGACCAAGCGGCAGGGCTCACTTGTGCAGACATGGAGCTCCACGTGCCGCGTCTGCAGCGGCTCCGGCACCATCGTCAAGGACTGCGACACATGCACCTCTTGCGGCGGAGCGGGCTATCTGCGCGAGCGGAAGGTGTTCGAGGTGGAGATCCGGCCGGGCATGCGCGCTGGGTCGGAGGTGGTATTCCCAGGCGAGGCAGATGAAGTCGTTAACACGCCATACGGTAAGGAGCAGGTACTCCCGGGCGACCTCGCGATCACTATTGAGGAGGCGACCCCTGCTACACGCTACCAGTGCCGTGGAGACGCGAATCTCCTACTCACAGAGTTGCATGTCGACCTCCGCACAAGCCTCTGCGGAGGCACTGTCTACATCGAAGACCATCCTAGCGGAAAGCTCATTCAACTTGAAATTATTCCGGGCGAGTTGCTCGAGCCGGGCGCCATCAAATGCATCGAGCATCTGGGTATGCCACATCCTGATGATCCCTCGCAGTACGGCCACCTTTTTATTAAGTTCCATGTTGACTTTCCGAAGACCCTAGCGGATAGCACCATCACGGCAATTGCACAGGCGCTTGATGCAGATACAAACGTCCGGACGCGTACACCTCCTGCTGCCGCAGACGGTTGCGAGGAGCATGTCCTCAGCAACTTCCATCACGACTTAGATACACCGAAACGGCACATTCATAATTCGACGATGCGCAGGCACAAAAGGTCCCGTTTAGCTACTAGCTCTCGAAGCGCGCAAGAGGACACAGAAGATGAAGACAATGATTGCATATGCAGTGGCGGGCTCTATACCGACAATCAGCAGGACGATTTCATGATGGGGCGCGCGACTGCTGCGAACTGA
- the OM45 gene encoding Om45p (Syntenic homolog of Saccharomyces cerevisiae YIL136W (OM45)): MSAQMFIGGAAAAVAAAAVYHQEKDHHTVSNIAHGTTSHLKWNAGNIRDGLHDDLASFKDAVVHCLTFRSGQSRDYRHQSSMFGNGSAGSAKSGSWFGGATDSRDGLLERGREAGREAGREASSWFRGDSRTEDSGRSWFGRDARDTRDTRSDRSWFGRDAPEARTDGTWLNGERDRSWFGREKHATLDESDRVFRNGGRLGVDTHALGADARGKVDDIKQAGADLGRSAQAKVDDFKQAGADLGRSAQDRLQRGVADAKQTLSGAASTVSGAAASAAGASRDAASSAADKTQSLFNWGYNKAEKSKAIAIGEYDKANKDYQQALDAYNRSKRLLADGDQHLRTALESAQAQLRDCRDKLDAISAEFDHYARENISDISRRLDHEDRDSRGSGLFSWFRSKAPAVEIDPREAHRAAADAKAGVAGAAADVRDGAARLATKLGSADAHAHFDSLHRPTEDEILAANAARALRGWGETAASLANEELEEERSRAGRFWRK, translated from the coding sequence ATGTCAGCCCAAATGTTTATCGGaggcgccgctgcggcggTCGCAGCAGCCGCCGTTTATCACCAGGAGAAGGATCATCATACCGTGTCCAACATCGCCCACGGAACCACCAGTCACTTGAAGTGGAACGCAGGTAACATACGCGATGGCCTCCACGACGACTTGGCCAGCTTCAAGGACGCAGTCGTGCACTGTCTCACGTTCCGCAGCGGCCAGTCCCGCGACTACCGCCACCAGTCGTCCATGTTCGGCAACGGTTCTGCTGGCAGTGCCAAGTCCGGGTCGTGGTTCGGTGGCGCGACTGACTCGCGCGATGGACTACTCGAGCGCGGGCGCGAGGCCGGGCGCGAGGCCGGTCGCGAGGCCAGCTCGTGGTTCCGCGGCGACAGCCGCACCGAGGATTCGGGCCGGTCGTGGTTTGGGCGCGACGCCCGCGACACCCGCGACACTCGCTCGGACCGCTCGTGGTTTGGCCGCGACGCACCGGAGGCCCGCACCGACGGCACCTGGCTCAACGGAGAGCGCGACCGCTCGTGGTTCGGTCGCGAGAAACACGCCACCCTCGACGAGTCCGACCGTGTCTTCCGGAATGGCGGCCGTCTCGGCGTCGACACCCACGCGCTAGGCGCCGACGCCCGCGGCAAGGTCGACGACATCAAGCAGGCAGGTGCAGACCTCGGCCGCTCCGCGCAGGCCAAGGTCGACGACTTCAAGCAGGCCGGCGCTGACCTCGGTCGCTCTGCCCAGGACCGCCTCCAGCGCGGCGTTGCCGACGCCAAGCAGACGCTCTCAGGCGCCGCCTCCACCGTctccggcgccgcggcctcCGCTGCTGGCGCCTCTCGCGACGCCGCCTCGTCCGCCGCCGACAAGACCCAGTCCCTCTTCAACTGGGGCTACAACAAGGCCGAAAAGTCGAAGGCCATCGCCATCGGCGAGTACGACAAGGCCAACAAGGACTACCAGCAGGCCCTCGACGCCTACAACCGCTCCAAGCGCCTGCTCGCCGACGGCGACCAGCACCTCCGCACCGCCCTCGAGAGCGCCCAGGCCCAGCTGCGTGACTGTCGCGACAAGCTCGACGCCATCTCCGCGGAGTTCGACCACTACGCCCGCGAGAACATCTCCGACATCTCCCGCCGCCTGGACCACGAGGACCGCGATTCCCGCGGCTCCGGCCTCTTTAGCTGGTTCCGCTCCAAGGCCCCGGCTGTCGAAATCGACCCTCGCGAGGCCCaccgcgccgcggcggatGCCAAGGCTGGTGTTgccggcgcagccgccgacGTTCGCGACGGTGCCGCTCGCCTTGCAACCAAGCTCGGCTCCGCCGACGCCCACGCCCACTTCGACTCCCTACACCGGCCTACAGAGGACGAGATTCTAGCCGCCAacgccgcccgcgctctAAGGGGCTGGGGCGAGACCGCGGCCAGTCTCGCCAACGAagagctggaggaggagcgcaGCCGTGCTGGCCGCTTCTGGCGTAAGTAG
- the MKS1 gene encoding Mks1p (Syntenic homolog of Saccharomyces cerevisiae YNL076W (MKS1)), whose protein sequence is MTGEGVRARVLLNDPTTDHIYLKVTPNLFTAEKLHLFESMDMYTSLIKCAKFMENGERLHNLSWRIINKSLLKDRDINKSKTRDGVRSLYGVLSPQPGAPGAREAPGARALGAGAPGAGVRTGDARGGPAPASRMFYIEKTPSPETSDHTPGSEARRGASLFAAGNGGGHDARAGAPPSSVLATSGGLNKDRSLFTQKPGGLNGMVEASRAQPHHNLFISSGEDDSEWDSISDDSDLYENDDYEDEYYEKQWDKLMFTKSKIRGDHSSPTYTEQPPDELGNNGEIKRSLLSGLFLNQMARPAAPMAANLNAIRSNGTSPTLSRRVSGLATMETSNVVVMGAVTPTSSFKGAASGLEKLAAENGATQHGSALQLPPKPASRRASISSIVSDSTRERYLCESNAPLTAHTILPTALSTHMFPPNNVHQQRLARGAVPVNQQAIIPRRKTSIEIPCKTWNKGLLKTRLELSEEENLGRGFSKRQ, encoded by the coding sequence ATGACGGGCGAAGGAGTGCGGGCACGGGTGCTGCTGAACGACCCGACGACAGACCACATCTACCTGAAGGTGACGCCGAACCTGTTCACGGCGGAGAAGCTGCACCTGTTCGAGTCGATGGACATGTACACGTCGCTGATCAAGTGCGCGAAGTTCATGGAAAATGGGGAGCGGTTGCACAACCTGAGCTGGCGGATCATCAACAAGTCGCTGCTGAAGGACCGGGACATCAACAAGTCTAAGACGCGGGACGGCGTGCGGAGCCTGTATGGGGTGCTGAGCCCGCAGCCGGGGgcgccgggcgcgcgggAGGCGCCGGGCGCGCGAGCGCTGGGCGCGGGGGCGCCGGGAGCGGGGGTGCGGACCGGGGACGCGCGGGGCgggcccgcgcccgcctcgCGCATGTTCTACATTGAGAAGACGCCGTCGCCGGAGACCTCGGACCACACGCCGGGCTCAGAGGCGCGGCGCGGAGCCTCGCTGTTCGCCGCGGGAAACGGCGGCGGCCACGAtgcgcgcgcaggcgcgcCGCCAAGCTCTGTGCTGGCCACCAGCGGCGGGCTTAACAAGGATCGTTCGCTCTTCACGCAGAAGCCGGGCGGCCTGAACGGTATGGTGGAGGCGAGCCGGGCGCAGCCGCACCATAACCTGTTCATCAGCAGTGGGGAGGATGACTCGGAGTGGGACTCGATATCCGACGACAGCGATCTGTACGAGAACGACGACTACGAGGATGAATACTACGAAAAACAGTGGGACAAGCTAATGTTCACGAAATCCAAGATACGTGGCGACCACAGTTCTCCTACATACACCGAGCAGCCGCCAGACGAGTTGGGGAACAACGGCGAGATAAAGCGCTCGCTGCTGAGTGGGCTTTTCTTGAACCAGATGGCGCGACCGGCCGCGCCCATGGCGGCCAACCTGAACGCGATCCGCAGCAACGGCACGAGTCCTACCCTGAGCAGAAGGGTGTCTGGTCTGGCCACCATGGAGACCTCGAACGTTGTTGTCATGGGCGCGGTGACGCCGACGTCCTCGTTCAAGGGTGCTGCCAGCGGGCTGGAGAAACTTGCCGCTGAAAACGGGGCTACGCAGCACGGCAGTGCCTTGCAGCTCCCGCCCAAGCCGGCTTCGCGCCGTGCGTCCATCAGCAGTATCGTCTCCGACTCCACGCGTGAGCGCTATCTTTGTGAATCAAATGCTCCACTGACTGCGCACACTATCCTTCCTACCGCACTTTCAACACACATGTTTCCTCCCAACAACGTccaccagcagcggctggCGCGTGGGGCTGTTCCTGTCAACCAGCAGGCTATTATTCCGCGTAGAAAAACAAGTATAGAGATTCCCTGCAAGACCTGGAACAAAGGCCTCCTCAAGACGCGATTGGAACTATCGGAAGAAGAGAACCTTGGACGTGGTTTCAGCAAGAGGCAATAA
- the IMP4 gene encoding snoRNA-binding rRNA-processing protein IMP4 (Syntenic homolog of Saccharomyces cerevisiae YNL075W (IMP4)), with amino-acid sequence MLRRQARERREYLYRKAQELQESQLQQKRDLIKQALAQGKPLPKEVADDTKLQRDYQYDESAQESIDDEYSALSGIVDPKVIVTTSRDPSTRLSQFAKEVKLLFPTSVRLNRGNYIMKNLVDACQKSGTTDLVVLHEHRGVPTALTISHFPHGPTASFSLHNVVLRHDILNAGNQSEVHPHLIFDNFTTPLGQRVVKILKHMFPPGVKKDSPRVITFANRGDFISVRQHVYVKTRDGVELAEVGPRFEMKLYELTLGTLENKDADVEWQLRRFVRTANRKDYL; translated from the coding sequence ATGTTACGTAGACAGGCCCGTGAGCGGAGGGAGTATCTGTACCGCAAGGCTCAAGAGCTGCAGGAGTCCCAACTGCAGCAGAAGAGAGATTTAATCAagcaggcgctggcgcagggTAAGCCTCTGCCTAAAGAGGTGGCAGACGATACAAAACTGCAGCGTGACTATCAGTATGATGAGAGTGCTCAGGAGTCGATAGATGATGAATATAGCGCTCTAAGTGGTATTGTGGATCCAAAGGTTATTGTAACAACCTCTCGCGACCCTTCCACTCGGTTGTCGCAGTTTGCAAAAGAGGTAAAATTGCTGTTCCCAACGAGCGTGCGTCTCAATAGAGGTAACTATATCATGAAGAACCTTGTGGATGCGTGCCAAAAGTCCGGCACGACCGACCTTGTGGTCCTACATGAGCACCGCGGTGTACCCACCGCGCTGACGATATCCCACTTTCCACATGGCCCCACAGCGTCGTTCAGTCTCCACAACGTTGTCCTCCGCCACGATATCTTAAATGCCGGGAACCAGTCTGAGGTGCATCCCCACCTTATCTTTGATAATTTCACTACTCCATTGGGGCAACGGGTCGTTAAAATACTGAAGCACATGTTCCCGCCCGGAGTCAAGAAAGACAGCCCTAGGGTCATCACATTTGCGAACCGCGGCGATTTCATTAGTGTGCGGCAGCACGTATACGTCAAGACGAGAGATGGAGTTGAATTGGCGGAGGTGGGACCACGGTTCGAAATGAAGCTCTACGAGCTGACACTGGGCACCTTGGAGAACAAGGATGCTGACGTCGAGTGGCAACTGAGACGTTTCGTGAGAACTGCTAATAGAAAGGATTATCTGTAG
- the MLF3 gene encoding Mlf3p (Syntenic homolog of Saccharomyces cerevisiae YIL135C (VHS2) and YNL074C (MLF3)) → MEAQSIQSIRSNQSVRSIASTSGTADESLIFERSVEDPFGPVKDAKGCSLCGASQAGSLHAGVSATGGASQGGACRHKSHNLEDLIAPALDASADIVEDADTNLDNVDMIYSKRPSTIGLDMALGRTRASSFAEYGNDSESIASAGAGGSGLPERPRILPFYSYAEMLSDEGSQPNRRPSITHSLSSSLLRHPLPQSTQEGLKASAAQLQPPSFSNPLVLPSGSVRRESATQSGMSPRSLRCAMNFSSRIQKSPGTPSNEMGRPSLELSSSDWSSSDEDNTDRENVRGASQDSSRSVLSTSPGSPAYVTPAGSGTSYSARGSQSPGSSSHAKKLPTPVRHKHQYISCSPLPHGGVRRGPQQFHIPNMEDVFNTQLQVESVGEVLRKRAGSTSSTIGTPVSSTDPSVPHLAFTARMDHP, encoded by the coding sequence ATGGAAGCACAGTCTATACAGTCTATTCGGTCGAACCAAAGCGTACGGAGCATCGCGAGCACGAGCGGAACCGCAGACGAGTCGCTAATCTTTGAACGGAGCGTTGAGGATCCGTTTGGCCCCGTGAAGGACGCGAAGGGTTGCAGCCTGTGTGGTGCGTCGCAGGCAGGGTCGCTGCACGCCGGGGTATCGGCGACTGGGGGCGCGTCTCAGGGGGGGGCGTGCCGGCACAAGTCGCACAACCTGGAGGACCTGATCGCGCCGGCCCTGGACGCGAGTGCGGACATCGTGGAGGATGCGGACACGAACCTGGACAACGTGGACATGATATACTCGAAGCGGCCGTCAACGATCGGGCTGGACATGGCACTGGGGCGCACGCGCGCGAGCTCGTTCGCCGAGTACGGCAACGACAGCGAGAGCATTGCATCGGCGGGAGCGGGGGGCTCTGGCCTGCCCGAGCGCCCGCGCATTCTTCCCTTCTACTCGTATGCGGAGATGTTATCGGATGAGGGCAGCCAGCCAAACCGGCGGCCGTCGATCACGCATTCGCTGTCGTCGTCGCTGTTGCGGCACCCTCTCCCCCAGAGCACACAGGAAGGCCTGAAGGCGTCTGCGGCGCAACTGCAGCCGCCGTCGTTTTCCAACCCTCTTGTGCTCCCGTCGGGTTCCGTGCGCAGGGAGTCTGCGACGCAGAGCGGGATGTCGCCGCGCTCGCTGCGCTGTGCCATGAACTTCTCCTCTCGGATCCAGAAGAGCCCTGGTACGCCCTCAAATGAGATGGGGCGGCCCTCACTGGAACTAAGCAGCAGTGACTGGTCGAGCAGTGATGAGGACAACACAGATCGCGAAAATGTGCGCGGTGCGAGCCAGGACAGCTCCCGGAGCGTTTTATCGACGTCGCCGGGGTCCCCTGCGTATGTAACGCCCGCTGGGAGTGGCACGAGCTATTCTGCGCGCGGGTCACAAAGCCCTGGGAGTTCATCGCATGCCAAGAAACTGCCTACGCCCGTCAGGCATAAACATCAATATATTTCATGCAGCCCACTGCCGCATGGCGGGGTACGCAGGGGCCCGCAGCAGTTCCACATCCCCAATATGGAGGATGTATTCAATACCCAGCTACAGGTGGAGTCCGTTGGAGAAGTGCTAAGAAAACGGGCGGGCAGCACCAGCTCGACGATTGGTACTCCGGTTTCATCTACTGATCCCTCAGTTCCCCATCTTGCCTTCACAGCCAGGATGGACCATCCGTAA